One genomic window of Bacteroidales bacterium includes the following:
- a CDS encoding L,D-transpeptidase family protein, with protein sequence MRRKMIRKAFIISTPVAFGIALIILLFRSVPDSPADKVDYARVSLALARQCQAQKYAPELFGKASALFDSAMLCWKRENQRVIFFRDYSDVIDYARLSADKSKQAISHSRNLAKSLENTVVQKIDSLNEIIHTLNDLLRKLPLSEKQMNDISSGKLLLRESEIQYQQKAFLEAGYKAQKSESLLVPVFQEIRQKLLDYFQSLPRWKKMAASAIEKSANTRSTLIVVDKFARQLIVYQAGKKKYVFDAEFGSNWMQPKRMKGDKATPEGLYSVKTKIPPGKTKYFRALLLSYPNADDMARFDREKKQGIIPKYVSIGGLIEIHGGGGKQIDWTDGCIALENSDMLKVYNIADQGTPVVIVGSLEDLDTALLRHGVTSYPNL encoded by the coding sequence ATGAGGAGAAAGATGATTCGGAAAGCGTTTATAATTTCTACTCCGGTTGCATTCGGTATTGCTCTTATTATTCTCTTGTTTCGTTCAGTACCTGACTCTCCGGCCGATAAGGTTGATTATGCGCGGGTCTCCCTTGCTCTGGCCAGGCAATGTCAGGCCCAGAAGTATGCTCCGGAACTATTCGGTAAAGCCTCCGCTCTGTTTGATTCAGCAATGCTTTGCTGGAAAAGGGAAAACCAGCGGGTAATTTTCTTCCGCGACTATTCCGACGTAATCGACTATGCCAGGCTCTCCGCCGACAAATCCAAGCAGGCCATCAGTCACTCCAGAAATCTGGCAAAAAGTCTTGAAAATACCGTAGTTCAGAAAATCGATTCTCTGAACGAAATTATTCATACATTGAACGATCTTCTGAGGAAACTCCCTCTTTCGGAGAAGCAAATGAATGATATTTCTTCCGGCAAATTATTGCTCAGGGAATCGGAAATTCAATACCAACAGAAAGCTTTCCTTGAGGCAGGTTATAAGGCACAAAAATCCGAATCCCTGTTAGTTCCGGTTTTTCAGGAAATCCGCCAGAAACTTCTGGATTATTTTCAGTCTCTGCCCCGCTGGAAGAAGATGGCCGCTTCAGCCATCGAAAAATCAGCAAACACCAGATCTACACTCATCGTTGTCGATAAGTTTGCCCGTCAACTAATTGTTTATCAGGCAGGGAAAAAGAAATATGTTTTCGATGCCGAATTTGGTTCCAACTGGATGCAACCGAAGCGGATGAAAGGTGACAAAGCTACTCCCGAAGGTTTATACAGTGTAAAAACCAAAATACCTCCCGGCAAAACAAAATATTTCAGAGCTTTGCTTTTGAGTTATCCAAATGCTGACGACATGGCGCGTTTTGACCGGGAAAAGAAACAGGGGATTATTCCGAAATACGTCTCCATCGGAGGCCTCATCGAAATCCACGGCGGAGGAGGGAAACAAATAGACTGGACCGATGGATGCATTGCCCTTGAAAACTCCGACATGCTCAAAGTTTACAATATAGCAGACCAGGGAACACCGGTAGTCATTGTCGGGTCACTTGAAGACCTGGATACAGCATTATTACGGCATGGCGTCACTTCATACCCCAACCTATGA
- a CDS encoding glycoside hydrolase family 127 protein, whose protein sequence is MRYTLSVILLLATVACTHKPAMHDYPYSEVQFTEVHLNDSFWRPRIDTVIRVTIPYAFRKCEETGRVDNFAFAAGLKEGEFCTAFPFDDSDLYKIIEGASYALMVRPDSALDHYLDSLIWLIGKAQEPDGYLYTTRTIGKNVHPWAGKARWENERDNSHELYNMGHLYEAAAAHYYATGKKNLLDIALKNAELLCRTFGPGKREVAPGHQIIETGLVKLYRIAHDERYLSLAKFFLDARGKHQYEKVEHPDQFQDGRYWQDHKPVILQDEAVGHAVRAMYMYSGMTDIAALTGNKDYRNAVEKLWNNVVTKKTYLTGGVGSSSYGEAFGANYELPNKTAYNETCAAIASCMWNFRMFLLYGDAKYIDVLERTLYNGVLSGLSLSGDRFFYPNPLEVDKKGQERKPWFDCSCCPTNLTRFIPSVPGYMYAFRKDTIFVNLFAGNETSFHPGKNKTIHLKQHTTYPWDGHILITLVEIPREKWTFKLRIPGWARNQVLPGDLYSYVTHSQKPISITVNGQYFPFEEKNGYAVLSRKWKNGDTIEMILPMQPLLVKAHDKVEDDRNKCAVEYGPVVYCAEFADNDGEISTIVLPDTASFKAVYQPGLLGGITVLKGKALRMVKAADNKLTEKETPLCLIPYYARSHRGRGEMSVWLPDTPDPFLSKNP, encoded by the coding sequence ATGAGATACACTCTGTCCGTGATTTTGCTTCTGGCAACCGTAGCATGCACACATAAGCCTGCAATGCACGACTATCCTTACTCTGAAGTTCAATTTACCGAAGTTCATCTGAACGATAGTTTCTGGCGCCCCCGGATCGACACTGTCATACGGGTAACCATACCTTATGCATTCAGAAAATGTGAAGAAACCGGACGTGTGGACAATTTTGCCTTTGCTGCCGGTCTGAAAGAAGGAGAATTCTGCACGGCATTCCCATTTGATGATTCCGATCTTTATAAAATCATTGAAGGGGCTTCATACGCCCTGATGGTAAGGCCCGATTCTGCACTCGACCATTATCTCGATAGTCTGATCTGGTTAATTGGCAAAGCACAGGAACCTGACGGCTACCTGTATACCACCCGTACCATAGGAAAAAATGTTCATCCCTGGGCGGGCAAAGCACGATGGGAGAACGAACGGGACAACAGCCATGAACTATACAACATGGGGCATCTTTACGAAGCAGCCGCCGCTCATTACTATGCCACGGGCAAGAAAAACCTGCTGGATATTGCTCTGAAGAATGCAGAACTTCTTTGCCGGACTTTTGGACCGGGAAAGCGGGAAGTTGCCCCGGGACACCAGATCATCGAAACCGGACTGGTCAAGCTGTACCGGATTGCCCATGACGAACGGTATCTTTCTCTTGCAAAGTTCTTCCTCGATGCCCGGGGAAAACACCAGTACGAAAAAGTGGAACACCCGGATCAGTTTCAGGATGGCCGCTACTGGCAGGATCACAAGCCGGTAATACTTCAGGACGAAGCTGTTGGTCATGCTGTAAGAGCGATGTATATGTACTCCGGCATGACAGATATTGCTGCTTTAACCGGAAACAAAGACTACCGGAATGCTGTTGAAAAATTGTGGAATAACGTGGTAACAAAAAAAACATACCTTACCGGAGGGGTTGGTTCCTCTTCCTACGGTGAAGCATTCGGAGCCAATTATGAACTGCCTAACAAAACAGCTTACAATGAAACATGTGCTGCCATTGCCAGTTGTATGTGGAATTTCAGGATGTTTCTGCTGTACGGCGATGCAAAATATATTGACGTCCTTGAACGGACGCTTTACAACGGTGTGCTTAGCGGGCTGAGCCTTTCGGGCGACCGCTTTTTTTACCCCAATCCTCTGGAAGTTGACAAAAAGGGTCAGGAACGAAAACCCTGGTTCGATTGCTCCTGCTGTCCGACCAACCTTACACGCTTTATTCCTTCCGTGCCGGGTTATATGTATGCTTTCCGAAAGGATACCATATTTGTCAACCTGTTTGCCGGAAATGAAACTTCTTTTCACCCCGGGAAAAACAAAACTATCCATCTTAAACAGCACACCACCTATCCGTGGGACGGGCATATCCTGATAACACTCGTGGAAATACCCCGGGAAAAATGGACTTTCAAATTGCGCATTCCGGGATGGGCACGCAATCAGGTATTGCCGGGCGACCTCTATTCCTATGTTACCCATTCGCAAAAGCCGATAAGCATTACCGTTAACGGCCAATATTTCCCCTTTGAAGAAAAAAACGGGTATGCCGTTCTGTCACGAAAATGGAAAAACGGTGATACCATTGAAATGATCCTACCCATGCAGCCGCTTCTGGTAAAAGCTCATGACAAAGTGGAAGATGACAGAAACAAATGTGCCGTGGAATACGGTCCTGTTGTTTACTGTGCTGAATTTGCCGACAACGACGGAGAAATAAGTACGATCGTACTCCCCGACACTGCATCATTCAAGGCTGTTTATCAACCGGGCCTTCTGGGAGGAATTACGGTGCTGAAAGGAAAAGCGTTACGTATGGTTAAAGCGGCTGACAACAAACTGACAGAAAAAGAAACTCCCCTCTGCCTGATACCCTATTACGCCCGCTCGCACCGGGGAAGAGGGGAAATGAGTGTATGGCTGCCAGATACTCCCGACCCGTTTCTTTCAAAAAATCCGTAA
- a CDS encoding alpha-N-arabinofuranosidase, which translates to MHRIFSLFAVMTVCFSLAAQTGSGVLKTRAVINADLGKYMISRHIYGHFSEHLGHCIYGGYWVGENSPIPNTRGIRNDVVEALKKIQIPNLRWPGGCFADEYHWMDGIGPRELRPKMINTHWGGVTEDNSFGTHEFMDLCEQLGAEPYICGNVGSGTVEEMSKWVEYLNSDAVSPMTDLRRKNGRDKPWNVKFWGVGNESWGCGGNMTPEFYADQFRRYATFCRNYGNNRLLKIAGGANSEDYNWTEVLMQKIPHWMMWGISLHYYTTNWNDKGPATGFPEDRYFDILNRCIKIENAIDRHIAIMNKYDPAKNVALVIDEWGTWYDVEPGTNPGFLYQQNTLRDALVAGVSLNYFNKKADRIKMANLAQTVNVLQALILTKDEKTVLTPTYHVFEMYKVHQDATLLPFDITQQDYYEYQGTKLPALSISASRDKNGLIHITLVNIHPKNKMSFSTEIRGANVSTVTGRILTAPVMDAHNTFENPDNIKPAPFKNASLKNGVLDVEMPPMSVIVLELK; encoded by the coding sequence ATGCATCGTATTTTCAGCTTATTTGCGGTGATGACAGTTTGTTTTTCGCTCGCTGCCCAAACCGGCTCCGGTGTGTTAAAGACCCGGGCAGTTATTAATGCCGATCTTGGTAAATATATGATCAGCCGTCACATTTACGGACATTTTTCCGAACATCTGGGGCATTGCATCTATGGCGGATACTGGGTAGGTGAAAATTCCCCTATTCCCAACACCCGGGGTATAAGAAACGACGTTGTAGAGGCACTGAAAAAGATTCAGATTCCGAATCTGCGTTGGCCCGGAGGTTGTTTTGCCGACGAATACCATTGGATGGACGGCATCGGACCAAGGGAACTGCGGCCCAAAATGATCAACACCCACTGGGGTGGTGTAACTGAAGACAACAGTTTCGGAACACATGAATTCATGGATTTATGCGAACAACTGGGAGCCGAGCCTTACATCTGCGGCAATGTAGGTAGCGGAACCGTGGAAGAAATGTCAAAATGGGTCGAGTACCTCAATTCCGATGCGGTGAGCCCCATGACCGACCTGCGCCGTAAAAACGGCCGTGACAAACCCTGGAATGTGAAATTCTGGGGTGTAGGTAATGAAAGCTGGGGCTGCGGCGGAAACATGACCCCCGAATTTTATGCCGACCAGTTCAGACGGTATGCAACTTTCTGCCGTAACTACGGCAACAATCGCCTGTTGAAGATCGCCGGCGGGGCAAATTCCGAGGACTACAACTGGACTGAAGTACTGATGCAGAAAATCCCCCACTGGATGATGTGGGGAATTTCTCTTCACTATTATACTACCAACTGGAACGACAAAGGCCCCGCTACCGGCTTCCCTGAAGACCGATACTTCGACATCCTGAACCGGTGCATTAAAATTGAAAATGCCATCGACCGGCATATTGCCATCATGAACAAATACGACCCCGCCAAAAATGTCGCCCTGGTAATTGACGAATGGGGTACATGGTACGACGTTGAACCCGGCACAAATCCCGGATTTCTCTATCAGCAGAATACTTTGCGCGATGCCCTTGTGGCTGGTGTTTCCCTGAACTACTTTAACAAAAAGGCCGACCGGATTAAAATGGCCAACCTCGCCCAGACAGTCAATGTACTGCAGGCTCTCATTCTTACAAAGGACGAGAAAACGGTGCTCACCCCAACATATCATGTCTTCGAAATGTACAAGGTTCATCAGGATGCCACTCTCCTGCCATTCGATATTACACAGCAGGATTATTATGAATACCAGGGCACAAAACTTCCCGCACTCAGCATTTCTGCCTCAAGAGACAAGAACGGCCTGATTCACATTACGCTTGTCAACATACATCCCAAAAACAAGATGAGCTTCAGCACCGAAATCCGCGGTGCCAATGTTTCAACGGTCACCGGTCGTATCCTAACCGCTCCCGTCATGGATGCCCACAATACCTTTGAGAACCCCGACAACATTAAACCCGCTCCATTCAAAAATGCATCACTGAAAAACGGAGTTCTTGATGTGGAAATGCCCCCAATGTCGGTTATTGTGCTGGAACTGAAATAG
- a CDS encoding NUDIX hydrolase: MKKINRKLSISGTALEKEFLPHISVDVVVFGYHNGSLKVLVLQLFESPWFVLPGGYIGREEDLEEAARRIVNERTGLKNVHLEQFFTAGKKDRVQAEALREILKEKEIDEEMKAWVAKRFISVCYYTLVDNTKVAPVPDQFSGGISWHDPLHLPPMFFDHADIIGHALKKLRNELDAWLAGGNILPEPFTMKDLQTCYETILQKKLVRTNFQRRMLALGYLERLRKHYSGRAHKAPYLYRFHHREPVLKM, encoded by the coding sequence ATGAAAAAGATAAACAGAAAGTTATCGATTTCCGGAACTGCTCTGGAAAAAGAATTCCTTCCGCACATTTCGGTCGATGTGGTGGTATTTGGCTACCACAACGGAAGCCTTAAGGTTCTGGTACTGCAGTTATTCGAAAGCCCGTGGTTTGTATTGCCCGGAGGATACATCGGCAGGGAAGAAGATCTTGAAGAAGCAGCCAGGCGGATTGTTAATGAACGCACCGGGCTGAAAAATGTTCACCTGGAACAGTTTTTCACCGCCGGGAAGAAAGACCGTGTGCAAGCGGAAGCCCTTCGTGAGATTCTGAAAGAAAAAGAGATTGACGAGGAAATGAAGGCATGGGTTGCAAAGCGGTTTATCTCGGTTTGCTACTATACGCTGGTTGACAACACGAAGGTTGCCCCTGTACCGGATCAGTTTTCCGGAGGAATCAGCTGGCACGATCCTCTTCATTTGCCTCCCATGTTTTTTGACCATGCCGACATAATAGGTCATGCCCTGAAAAAACTCAGAAATGAACTCGATGCATGGCTGGCAGGAGGGAATATTTTACCCGAACCTTTTACCATGAAGGATCTTCAGACCTGCTATGAGACGATTTTGCAGAAGAAGCTTGTGCGGACCAATTTTCAACGCCGCATGCTGGCACTAGGCTATCTCGAAAGGCTCAGAAAACATTACTCCGGCCGGGCCCACAAGGCACCATATCTTTACCGCTTTCACCACCGAGAACCTGTTCTGAAAATGTAA